The following coding sequences are from one Streptomyces sp. NBC_01294 window:
- a CDS encoding cation:proton antiporter has product MSSGAWTVATVAAVTAAYALGSRRLSSTPLSSAIVFVGCGVLLGPAVLDIVNLEQDAAPIVALLEVTLVLVLFTDALSVRRRDLRTGGFLPGRLLSIGLPLSIGAGWLLAWPLLPGLTMWELALVGTILAPTDAALGKTAMSHPRVPALVRHGLNVESGLNDGMVLPFFILFLAAIPGTHYAQEGVAGVFWRALVLSTAIGLLIGWLGGRLLQWSRSRGWVAWEWRQVYLPAVAAAAYELAVVTEGSGFIAAWVAGFACGFAMRHSPVGGEKEDPDRTVEFSETLGGLLAAISLLVFGAVLLGPALEHLSWRICLYAVLSLTVVRMLPVALSLAGSGLRPRTVAYIGWFGPRGLASVVLALLVVEEHVPGVELLGRVVAITVGLSVLLHGVSAVPLAERYGRWHEKAAAASPDLREGTPVPTPPARRGLGLRDRPEA; this is encoded by the coding sequence ATGAGCAGTGGCGCCTGGACCGTTGCGACGGTGGCGGCCGTCACGGCGGCGTACGCGCTGGGCTCGCGTCGGCTGTCCTCGACGCCGCTGTCGTCGGCGATCGTGTTCGTCGGCTGCGGCGTTCTCCTCGGGCCGGCCGTGCTGGACATCGTCAACCTGGAGCAGGACGCCGCGCCGATCGTTGCGCTGCTCGAAGTCACTCTGGTGCTCGTGCTGTTCACCGATGCCCTGTCGGTGCGCAGACGGGACCTTCGGACCGGTGGCTTTCTGCCCGGTCGTCTGCTGAGTATCGGACTGCCCCTGAGCATCGGCGCGGGCTGGCTCCTCGCGTGGCCCCTGCTGCCGGGGCTGACGATGTGGGAGCTCGCCTTGGTCGGCACCATCCTCGCCCCGACCGACGCCGCCCTCGGAAAGACCGCGATGTCCCACCCGCGGGTACCGGCGCTCGTACGTCACGGACTGAATGTCGAAAGCGGCCTGAACGACGGCATGGTGCTGCCCTTCTTCATCCTCTTCCTCGCAGCCATCCCGGGCACGCACTACGCACAGGAGGGCGTCGCGGGAGTCTTCTGGCGCGCCCTGGTGCTGAGCACGGCCATCGGTCTGCTGATCGGGTGGCTGGGAGGCCGACTGCTCCAGTGGTCACGCTCCCGGGGATGGGTCGCATGGGAGTGGCGGCAGGTCTACCTGCCGGCCGTCGCGGCAGCGGCGTACGAACTCGCCGTCGTGACGGAAGGCAGCGGCTTCATCGCCGCCTGGGTGGCCGGCTTCGCCTGCGGGTTCGCCATGCGCCACTCCCCGGTCGGCGGTGAGAAGGAAGACCCCGACCGGACGGTCGAGTTCAGCGAAACCCTCGGAGGACTCCTGGCGGCGATCAGCCTCCTCGTCTTCGGGGCGGTGCTGCTCGGCCCTGCACTGGAGCATCTGAGCTGGCGGATCTGTCTGTACGCGGTGCTGAGCCTCACCGTGGTCAGGATGCTGCCGGTGGCCCTCTCGCTTGCCGGGAGCGGACTACGGCCCCGCACGGTGGCGTACATCGGCTGGTTCGGGCCACGCGGTCTCGCGTCCGTGGTGCTGGCGCTGCTCGTCGTGGAGGAACACGTTCCGGGGGTGGAACTCCTGGGGAGGGTGGTCGCGATCACCGTCGGCCTCAGTGTCCTCCTGCACGGCGTCTCCGCCGTACCCCTCGCCGAGCGGTACGGCCGCTGGCACGAGAAGGCAGCGGCCGCCTCCCCTGATCTGCGCGAGGGCACCCCCGTACCCACGCCCCCCGCACGCCGCGGGCTCGGCCTCCGGGACCGGCCCGAGGCGTGA
- a CDS encoding DUF7019 family protein, with the protein MSVRYYLYISDAKVDMLLSQIDPAWGRKRVTELSLGLTVAGAKRSIEAPGADRVARLERVPRHLEDHADLGHVDEPGQYVHGVLPMQWGAIGDGGTVHFGGRSEHTVVGLGGSAGHLLGTVAAAPPEQSLLSASLPPVLLDRLAALAPQDAAADPEALVDPLGEHARVILDPAHVQAVDHVRMQAEPDPGAASPSKRARCAAVAAGSERGTLIARSVFHSRCRTRYTSPMPPPSSTSSTSYSPRTTSPRFQLPTVMATYLACRTRELTSRLRAGRPARLTWAEPAPGAVSGVPQDDRMNDLVTNLFEPGNDWSGRTRERLTGLSPDLTELLLHLATADAFWNWRYKVDAVWKRRAKALLKADGAAELVRYAVRELARDGSFHNMSDPDAVIRDLGQVKPPSRARSLAIGFLLAAGWLREDTDGLSAALALVARKNAQAMDTYYRVDHGIAGAAFTALGDLPGPGAMEALWTLHYQVTTSMHPHGVLVKSVKRAAARLGVPSHERAERTVSRHGLEPDRTLTIGWIGRGALWWNASIDAVITLEDNGRVTVEWTDGDRVTRTTAPFRCPNGYKTPMRADSITLVQRTAKRIEETVAEERRRLGAQAAEARTLSWPDWVHYYRDHPVTGVVTRSLAWEYQLPGDPAHHPLDPAAEPTALPSATRIRLRPATVPSG; encoded by the coding sequence ATGTCGGTCCGCTATTACCTGTACATCAGTGACGCCAAGGTCGACATGCTGCTGTCGCAGATCGATCCGGCATGGGGGCGCAAGCGGGTCACGGAGCTGAGCCTCGGGCTGACCGTGGCGGGCGCGAAGCGGAGCATCGAGGCTCCCGGGGCCGACCGCGTCGCCCGGCTGGAGCGCGTACCGCGTCACCTGGAGGATCACGCCGACCTCGGGCACGTGGACGAGCCGGGGCAGTACGTCCACGGGGTCCTGCCGATGCAGTGGGGCGCGATCGGCGACGGCGGCACCGTCCACTTCGGCGGCCGCAGCGAGCACACCGTCGTCGGGCTGGGCGGCTCCGCCGGACACCTCCTCGGTACCGTGGCGGCGGCCCCGCCCGAGCAGAGCCTGCTGAGCGCCTCGCTCCCGCCCGTCCTGCTCGACCGACTGGCGGCGCTCGCCCCGCAGGACGCGGCCGCCGACCCCGAGGCCCTCGTCGACCCACTCGGCGAACACGCGCGGGTGATCCTCGACCCGGCGCACGTACAGGCAGTTGACCACGTTCGGATGCAGGCCGAGCCCGACCCAGGTGCCGCCTCGCCCTCGAAGCGGGCGCGCTGCGCGGCCGTGGCGGCCGGCTCCGAACGCGGCACCTTGATCGCGAGATCCGTGTTCCACTCGCGGTGCCGGACCCGGTACACCAGCCCCATGCCGCCGCCGTCGAGCACGTCGAGCACCTCGTACAGCCCGAGGACGACATCGCCGCGCTTCCAGCTCCCCACGGTCATGGCCACCTACCTTGCGTGCCGTACAAGGGAGTTGACAAGCCGATTGCGGGCGGGCCGCCCCGCTCGTCTCACCTGGGCGGAGCCGGCTCCCGGCGCTGTCAGCGGCGTGCCGCAGGATGACCGTATGAACGATCTTGTGACGAACCTGTTCGAACCCGGCAACGACTGGAGCGGCCGCACCCGCGAACGGCTCACCGGCCTGTCGCCCGACCTGACCGAACTGCTGCTGCACCTCGCGACGGCCGATGCGTTCTGGAACTGGCGCTACAAGGTCGACGCGGTGTGGAAGCGGCGGGCGAAGGCACTGCTCAAGGCGGACGGCGCCGCTGAACTGGTGCGCTACGCGGTGCGCGAACTGGCCCGGGACGGGTCCTTCCACAACATGAGCGACCCCGACGCGGTGATCCGCGACCTCGGGCAGGTCAAGCCGCCCTCCCGGGCCCGCAGCCTGGCGATCGGCTTCCTCCTCGCCGCCGGCTGGCTGCGCGAGGACACCGACGGACTGAGCGCCGCCCTCGCCCTCGTCGCGCGCAAGAACGCGCAGGCCATGGACACCTACTACCGCGTGGACCACGGCATCGCCGGCGCCGCGTTCACCGCCCTCGGCGATCTGCCCGGCCCCGGCGCCATGGAGGCGCTGTGGACCCTGCACTACCAGGTCACCACCTCGATGCATCCGCATGGCGTCCTGGTGAAGTCCGTGAAGCGGGCCGCGGCCCGCCTCGGGGTACCCTCGCACGAACGGGCCGAACGCACCGTGTCCCGCCACGGCCTGGAACCCGACCGGACGCTGACGATCGGCTGGATCGGGCGCGGCGCACTGTGGTGGAACGCCTCGATCGACGCGGTGATCACCCTGGAGGACAACGGCCGGGTCACCGTCGAGTGGACCGATGGGGACCGGGTCACCCGCACCACGGCCCCCTTCCGCTGCCCGAACGGCTACAAGACCCCGATGCGGGCCGACAGCATCACCCTGGTCCAGCGCACCGCGAAGCGGATCGAGGAGACCGTGGCGGAGGAGCGCCGGCGGCTCGGCGCGCAGGCCGCCGAGGCCCGGACCCTGAGCTGGCCGGACTGGGTCCACTACTACCGGGACCACCCCGTCACCGGCGTGGTGACGCGCTCGCTGGCCTGGGAGTACCAACTCCCCGGCGACCCCGCCCACCACCCCCTGGACCCGGCCGCGGAACCCACCGCGCTCCCGTCCGCGACCAGGATCCGCCTGCGGCCGGCGACGGTACCGTCCGGGTGA
- a CDS encoding cytochrome P450 family protein — MSERPVLLPYADPAFVADPFSLYRRLREDGPVRRVVIAGGLDAWIVTRYEDGLEALSDPRLSSDVRDASDTRLLAQLPDTERESMLSNMLRSDPPDHTRLRRLVSKAFTARRVAEMRPRIQFLTDQLLDKVVPAGRADLVADFALPLPVTVISELLGVPVDDRHDFQRWTDRMIMRGAEPPDPAVVNEAWQHMRAYVTELIRAKRAHPGDDLLSGLITARDEEQRLTEDELIAMVFLLLAAGYITTVNLIAGGIAMLLAHPGQLDLLRADPELPAGAIEEFLRYDGPVSPGIARFAREDVEIAGVAIPRGATVLIASAIADRDPARFPDPDRLDVTRQDNAHLAFGHGIHYCLGAPLARLEGHIAIGTALRRLPGLALAVAPDEIRWRPGGLRGPLSLPVTFTPGGRDAKG, encoded by the coding sequence ATGAGCGAGCGGCCGGTCCTTCTGCCCTACGCCGACCCGGCCTTCGTCGCGGACCCCTTCTCGCTGTACCGGCGACTGCGCGAGGACGGCCCGGTGCGCCGGGTCGTCATCGCGGGCGGCCTGGACGCCTGGATCGTCACCCGTTACGAGGACGGTCTGGAGGCCCTGTCCGACCCGCGCCTCAGCAGTGACGTACGCGACGCCTCGGACACCCGGCTCCTGGCGCAGCTGCCCGACACGGAGCGCGAGTCGATGCTGAGCAACATGCTCCGCAGCGACCCGCCCGACCACACCCGCCTGCGCCGCCTGGTCTCCAAGGCGTTCACCGCGCGCAGGGTGGCCGAGATGCGGCCCCGGATCCAGTTCCTCACCGACCAGCTGCTGGACAAGGTCGTCCCGGCCGGCCGCGCCGATCTCGTCGCGGACTTCGCGCTGCCGCTCCCGGTCACGGTCATCAGCGAACTGCTCGGGGTGCCGGTGGACGACCGTCACGACTTCCAGCGCTGGACCGACCGCATGATCATGCGGGGCGCGGAGCCGCCGGACCCCGCCGTGGTGAACGAGGCGTGGCAGCACATGCGCGCCTACGTGACCGAGCTGATCCGGGCCAAACGGGCTCACCCCGGCGACGACCTGCTCAGCGGCCTCATCACCGCCCGGGACGAGGAACAGCGGCTCACCGAAGACGAGTTGATCGCCATGGTGTTCCTGCTGCTGGCCGCCGGCTACATCACCACGGTCAACCTGATCGCCGGCGGCATCGCCATGCTGCTCGCCCACCCCGGCCAGCTCGACCTGCTGCGCGCCGACCCCGAACTGCCGGCGGGCGCGATCGAGGAGTTCCTCCGCTACGACGGCCCGGTCAGCCCCGGCATCGCCCGGTTCGCGCGCGAGGACGTCGAGATCGCGGGCGTGGCCATCCCGCGCGGCGCGACCGTACTGATCGCCTCGGCCATCGCCGACCGCGACCCGGCACGGTTCCCCGACCCCGACCGCCTGGACGTCACCCGGCAGGACAACGCCCACCTCGCGTTCGGGCACGGCATCCACTACTGCCTGGGCGCCCCGCTGGCCCGGCTGGAGGGACACATCGCCATCGGCACCGCCCTGCGCCGCCTCCCCGGACTCGCTCTTGCCGTGGCTCCGGACGAGATCCGCTGGCGCCCGGGCGGCCTGCGCGGCCCCCTGAGCCTGCCGGTGACCTTCACCCCCGGCGGCCGGGACGCCAAGGGCTGA
- a CDS encoding alanine--tRNA ligase-related protein yields the protein MRTEDLISTFVEYFEERGHRRIGGSTLLPPPGDPVLFTTSGMHPLTPYLEGRPHPLGKRLVNVQRCLRTTDLEEVGDATHLTVFEMLGTWSLGDYDGPLSLDWAYGLLTEGLGIDPGLLHATAYAGDGGRTRPDTDSLRLWQDRGVPVELTVEDNWWSNGPVGPCGPDSEIFLWSGDGPPRSTPTRDDRWVEVWNHVTMSHRRLDDGSLVPLPQRNVDTGLGLERLASLLQGKSSVFECDVFDPWRRLVPALWPLDERSLRLVCDHLRSAVVVLGDGVRPAGTGRGYVLRRLVRRVLTVLWRDDPSRGVEDLPEELVQHTLDHFRQDVRPGDVLGMLLEEERRFRRLLERGRTVLARPRFQGPLTEEDFHYLHDTHGLPRDLITSLRHE from the coding sequence ATGAGGACGGAAGACCTGATCAGCACGTTCGTCGAGTACTTCGAAGAGCGCGGCCATCGCCGGATCGGCGGCTCGACGCTGCTGCCACCGCCCGGCGACCCTGTCCTGTTCACCACCTCCGGCATGCACCCCCTCACTCCGTACCTGGAGGGCCGCCCCCATCCGCTGGGCAAGCGGCTGGTCAACGTACAGCGCTGTCTGCGCACCACGGACCTGGAGGAGGTCGGCGACGCCACCCACCTCACGGTCTTCGAGATGCTCGGCACCTGGTCGCTGGGCGACTACGACGGCCCGCTCAGTCTCGACTGGGCCTACGGGCTGCTGACCGAGGGACTGGGCATCGACCCCGGCCTGCTGCACGCCACCGCCTACGCCGGCGACGGCGGCCGGACCCGACCGGACACCGATTCCCTTCGGCTGTGGCAGGACCGCGGGGTCCCCGTCGAACTCACCGTGGAGGACAACTGGTGGTCCAACGGACCCGTCGGACCGTGCGGCCCCGACTCGGAGATCTTCCTCTGGAGCGGCGACGGCCCGCCCCGGTCGACACCCACCCGCGACGACCGCTGGGTGGAGGTGTGGAACCACGTGACGATGAGCCACCGCCGGCTCGACGACGGTTCCCTCGTGCCCCTTCCCCAGCGCAACGTCGACACCGGACTCGGCCTGGAACGGCTGGCCTCACTGCTCCAGGGCAAGTCGTCCGTGTTCGAGTGCGACGTCTTCGACCCCTGGCGCCGCCTCGTGCCGGCCCTGTGGCCCCTGGACGAACGGTCCCTGCGTCTGGTCTGCGACCACCTGCGCTCGGCCGTCGTGGTGCTCGGCGACGGCGTGCGCCCGGCCGGCACCGGACGGGGCTACGTACTGCGCCGCCTGGTGCGGCGGGTGCTCACCGTGCTGTGGCGGGACGATCCCTCGCGAGGTGTCGAAGACCTGCCGGAGGAACTGGTCCAGCACACCCTGGACCACTTCCGGCAGGACGTGCGCCCGGGCGACGTGCTGGGGATGCTGCTGGAGGAGGAGCGCCGGTTCCGTCGGCTCCTGGAGCGTGGTCGGACGGTCCTCGCCCGCCCCCGCTTCCAAGGCCCGCTGACCGAGGAGGACTTCCACTACCTCCACGACACCCATGGTCTGCCCCGCGACCTGATCACGAGCCTGCGGCACGAGTGA
- a CDS encoding helix-turn-helix domain-containing protein: MLGIPAAGYAHLLGMAPEHLNDDLCRPPALTSIRIAELATVHAHWTEVAQLLTQQSAIGTLGVWDYLITSAPTPLEGIRDAGTYLATVVDVSTDNLRITEDGYRITISHINEADLAHEAACAVRACALGLYQRRLGEAAQRRLVPVHVALAAKAPRRHQALIELYGTSSIEFEAPVSSITFLASDLTGPTPRAQPGLSTVLRRHAEQTLATAVPLHNWLDLFRTALASAHNGTAPALSTVARRMAVSTRTLQRRLDEHGTTWSNEVETMRRDHITRLLWSTDLSIDAIAARSDYADARALRRAVHRWYSTTPAALRRTGRPHGDRVQEAVQSPRVASTAAPISSLKQGKCH; the protein is encoded by the coding sequence ATGCTGGGCATACCCGCGGCTGGATACGCACACCTGCTGGGCATGGCGCCCGAGCACCTCAACGACGACCTGTGCCGACCCCCCGCGCTCACGAGCATCCGCATCGCCGAACTGGCGACCGTCCACGCCCACTGGACCGAAGTGGCCCAGCTGCTGACACAGCAGTCGGCCATCGGCACCCTCGGGGTCTGGGACTACCTGATCACCTCCGCGCCCACCCCCCTCGAAGGGATCCGGGACGCCGGGACCTACCTGGCCACCGTCGTCGACGTCAGCACGGACAACCTCCGGATCACCGAGGACGGCTACCGGATCACCATCAGCCACATCAACGAGGCCGATCTGGCCCACGAGGCGGCCTGCGCCGTCCGCGCCTGCGCGCTCGGCCTGTACCAGCGCCGTCTCGGCGAAGCCGCACAGCGGCGCCTCGTTCCCGTCCACGTCGCCCTGGCCGCCAAGGCACCCCGCCGGCACCAGGCCCTGATCGAGCTCTACGGTACGAGCTCCATCGAGTTCGAGGCCCCGGTCAGCTCCATCACCTTCCTCGCCTCCGACCTGACCGGCCCGACACCACGCGCCCAGCCCGGCCTGTCTACCGTACTGCGCAGACACGCCGAGCAGACGCTCGCCACCGCGGTCCCGCTGCACAACTGGCTGGACCTGTTCCGTACCGCCCTGGCCTCCGCCCACAACGGAACCGCTCCCGCGCTGTCCACGGTGGCGCGGCGCATGGCCGTCAGTACGCGAACCCTGCAGCGCCGCCTCGACGAACACGGCACCACGTGGAGCAACGAGGTCGAAACCATGCGCCGGGACCACATCACGCGGCTGCTCTGGAGCACCGACCTCAGCATCGACGCGATAGCCGCCCGGAGCGACTACGCCGACGCCCGCGCCCTGCGCCGGGCGGTCCACCGCTGGTACAGCACCACACCGGCCGCCCTGCGCCGCACCGGCCGCCCGCACGGCGACCGGGTGCAGGAGGCGGTTCAGTCGCCGAGGGTGGCGTCGACCGCCGCCCCCATCTCATCGTTGAAGCAGGGGAAGTGCCATTGA
- a CDS encoding SRPBCC family protein has protein sequence MKYTVSIEIALPRERVVQLLADPAHMSKWLRGLVLHEPLSGVHGQVGTKSRVVMQTGKQKFECTETITRREPADLRGIPKGHVVHFDREIVGEGMWSAVRDRLTEAGPETTLWVSESEYRFSGLLMRLVGLLMPGTFRKQSQQHMQDFKAFAEQGKDVREAKD, from the coding sequence ATGAAGTACACCGTTTCCATCGAGATCGCCCTGCCGCGGGAGAGGGTGGTACAGCTGCTCGCCGACCCGGCACACATGTCGAAGTGGCTGCGGGGTCTGGTACTGCACGAGCCGCTGAGTGGGGTGCACGGGCAGGTCGGTACCAAATCGCGGGTCGTGATGCAGACGGGGAAGCAGAAGTTCGAGTGCACCGAGACCATCACGCGCCGGGAACCGGCAGACCTGCGCGGGATCCCGAAAGGGCACGTCGTTCACTTCGACCGCGAGATCGTCGGCGAGGGCATGTGGAGCGCCGTGCGCGACCGGCTGACGGAAGCCGGCCCGGAGACGACGCTCTGGGTGAGCGAGAGCGAATACCGGTTCAGCGGTTTGCTGATGCGGCTGGTGGGGCTCCTGATGCCCGGCACCTTCCGCAAGCAGTCGCAACAGCACATGCAGGACTTCAAGGCCTTCGCCGAGCAGGGAAAGGACGTCCGCGAAGCGAAGGACTGA
- a CDS encoding response regulator transcription factor, with protein sequence MSLTLTMPQTQPQTQAPAVALAPREQEALGYIAAGHTYLQTARQMGLSKHTVDAYLRRIRAKLNVHTTAELTRLAVTLGL encoded by the coding sequence ATGAGCCTCACCCTCACGATGCCGCAGACCCAGCCCCAGACGCAGGCCCCCGCAGTGGCACTGGCCCCGCGCGAGCAGGAGGCCCTGGGATACATCGCCGCAGGTCACACCTACCTGCAGACGGCCCGCCAGATGGGACTCTCCAAGCACACCGTCGACGCCTACCTCCGCCGCATCCGCGCCAAGCTGAACGTCCACACCACCGCCGAGCTCACCCGCCTGGCCGTGACCCTCGGCCTGTGA
- a CDS encoding erythromycin esterase family protein, producing MAVSDEVTAWLARSALPLTSLTAGAPTTDLQPLKSVLGGVRIVGLGEATHGTREFFQLKHRLLEFLVTELGFSVFAMEASASAGEAVDAYVREGTGDAAKVLAGLGFWTWRTQEVLAMLAWMRTYNQGRPDDVKIRFVGIDPQKCGDSLAMLDSFLRKAAPDRVAGLHSTLGVLATAHPGSRPDPERRLVREAENLLEFLREHGPEADDALRHARILVQAADLVTRDARHTDPEQTVFAARDRYMADNLGELLDEPSVKIALWAHNGHIAKSRGDGAVAALGEHLAARCGDAYYALGLLFGSGSFRARRMWPGPWTRAASSAVVDHRIGPARSTAVEAQLARAHPGDHFLELRSAAGAPRAVREWLDARHDMRSFGAAAPLWTYRLHLSQVTLAKEYDGLAYVATSTGSVPLPAP from the coding sequence ATGGCCGTGTCCGATGAGGTGACTGCCTGGCTGGCCCGGAGCGCGTTACCGCTGACCAGCCTGACGGCAGGCGCGCCCACCACCGACCTCCAACCGCTGAAGAGCGTGCTCGGCGGCGTACGGATCGTTGGCCTGGGGGAGGCCACCCACGGGACGCGCGAGTTCTTCCAGCTCAAGCACCGCCTGCTGGAGTTCCTGGTGACGGAGCTGGGATTCTCGGTCTTCGCCATGGAAGCGAGCGCCTCGGCGGGTGAAGCCGTGGACGCGTACGTACGCGAGGGAACCGGAGACGCCGCCAAGGTGCTTGCCGGGCTGGGGTTCTGGACCTGGCGGACCCAGGAGGTGCTGGCGATGCTCGCCTGGATGCGCACGTACAACCAGGGACGGCCGGACGACGTGAAGATACGTTTCGTAGGCATCGACCCCCAGAAGTGCGGCGATTCCCTGGCGATGCTCGATTCCTTCCTGCGTAAAGCGGCGCCCGACCGGGTGGCCGGGCTTCATTCCACGCTCGGTGTACTGGCCACGGCGCATCCGGGTTCGCGCCCCGATCCCGAGCGTCGCCTGGTGCGCGAGGCCGAGAACCTCCTGGAGTTCCTCCGGGAACACGGCCCCGAAGCGGACGACGCGCTGCGCCATGCCCGGATCCTGGTGCAGGCGGCCGACCTGGTGACGCGCGACGCACGGCACACGGACCCGGAGCAGACCGTCTTCGCGGCGCGCGACCGCTACATGGCCGACAACCTCGGCGAACTCCTGGACGAACCGTCCGTCAAGATCGCCCTGTGGGCGCACAACGGCCACATCGCCAAGAGCCGCGGCGACGGCGCCGTAGCGGCGCTGGGCGAGCACCTGGCCGCACGCTGCGGCGATGCGTACTACGCGCTCGGCCTGCTGTTCGGCAGCGGATCCTTCCGCGCCCGTCGGATGTGGCCCGGCCCCTGGACCCGCGCCGCGTCCTCCGCGGTCGTCGATCACCGGATCGGTCCCGCCCGCTCGACCGCCGTGGAAGCCCAGCTCGCCCGCGCCCACCCTGGCGACCACTTCCTGGAACTCCGCAGTGCGGCAGGTGCGCCGAGGGCCGTTCGAGAGTGGCTCGATGCCCGTCACGACATGCGGAGCTTCGGCGCCGCTGCGCCGCTGTGGACCTATCGCCTCCATCTGAGTCAGGTCACCCTGGCGAAGGAGTACGACGGGCTGGCGTACGTCGCGACCTCAACCGGCTCGGTTCCCCTCCCAGCCCCGTGA
- a CDS encoding carotenoid oxygenase family protein, whose amino-acid sequence MTRKPFLTGHYEPAVDEVTATGLTVEGSLPPELSGRLIRNSHNPKPGVTPTHWFKGSGMVHGIRLREGRAEWYRNRWVHTPALDGAPYMTEHGPDLTASTAGTHVIEHAGRLLALCEANFPFELTPDLETVGAHDFGGKLRSAMTAHPKADPVTGELHFFGSSPFPPHLMYYVADARGDITHSAEIPGATASLKHDFAITRRYIVFIEGTVTFDPTEHSGIPYGWNDDQPARIGVMPRGPEGARHIRWFPIEPGNMLHAANAYEDSRGRIVLEGPTVDREGFRLSWNWWVGAPGRGTEPNTRSSTRRWVVDLAAGSVDEQIIDDLAVEFPTLNDEYLGAEHRYQYAVSFPDQNGFGGYGVVKYDRTTGARLIHEVGDARLPGEAVFVPAAGATGEDDGYLLTVVSDLKQDASQLLVLDASGLDRIAAVHLPRRVTAGIHGSWIPDTALDGVRD is encoded by the coding sequence ATGACCCGCAAGCCTTTCCTGACCGGCCACTACGAGCCCGCCGTCGACGAGGTCACCGCCACCGGGCTGACCGTCGAGGGCAGCCTGCCGCCGGAGTTGAGCGGCCGGCTCATCCGCAACAGCCACAACCCCAAGCCGGGTGTCACCCCCACCCACTGGTTCAAGGGCAGCGGCATGGTGCACGGCATCCGCCTGCGCGAAGGCCGCGCCGAGTGGTACCGCAACCGCTGGGTGCACACCCCCGCCCTGGACGGCGCCCCCTACATGACCGAACACGGCCCCGATCTGACCGCCAGCACCGCCGGCACCCACGTCATCGAGCACGCCGGGCGCCTGCTCGCCCTGTGCGAGGCCAACTTCCCCTTCGAACTCACCCCGGACCTGGAAACCGTCGGCGCCCACGACTTCGGCGGCAAGCTGCGCAGCGCCATGACCGCCCACCCCAAGGCCGACCCGGTCACCGGCGAACTGCACTTCTTCGGCTCCTCGCCCTTCCCGCCCCACCTGATGTACTACGTCGCCGACGCCCGGGGCGACATCACGCACAGCGCCGAGATCCCCGGAGCCACGGCCTCCCTCAAGCACGACTTCGCCATCACCCGCCGGTACATCGTCTTCATCGAAGGCACGGTCACCTTCGACCCGACCGAGCACTCCGGCATCCCCTACGGCTGGAACGACGACCAGCCCGCCCGCATCGGCGTGATGCCCCGCGGTCCCGAAGGCGCCCGGCACATCCGCTGGTTCCCCATCGAGCCCGGCAACATGCTGCACGCCGCCAACGCCTACGAGGACAGCCGGGGCCGCATCGTCCTGGAAGGGCCCACCGTCGACCGCGAGGGCTTCCGGCTCTCCTGGAACTGGTGGGTCGGCGCCCCGGGCCGGGGCACCGAACCCAACACCCGCTCCTCCACGCGGCGCTGGGTCGTCGACCTGGCCGCCGGCAGCGTCGACGAGCAGATCATCGACGACCTGGCCGTCGAGTTCCCGACCCTCAACGACGAGTACCTCGGCGCGGAGCACCGCTACCAGTACGCCGTCTCCTTCCCCGACCAGAACGGCTTCGGCGGCTACGGCGTCGTCAAGTACGACCGCACCACGGGCGCCCGCCTCATCCACGAGGTCGGCGACGCCCGGCTGCCCGGCGAGGCCGTCTTCGTCCCCGCCGCCGGAGCCACCGGTGAAGACGACGGCTACCTGCTCACCGTGGTCTCCGACCTCAAGCAGGACGCCTCGCAGCTCCTCGTCCTGGACGCCTCCGGCCTCGACCGGATCGCCGCCGTCCACCTGCCCCGCCGCGTCACCGCCGGCATTCACGGCTCCTGGATCCCCGACACCGCCCTCGACGGCGTGCGGGACTGA
- a CDS encoding SRPBCC family protein, with the protein MFTIDENAPVVARLSTVIDAPLETVWQLHTDIGAWATWITDIDQAVLNGPLATGSSFTWKTHGLDITSTVRELIPGERIVWGGPASGITGIHVWTFEQTGEQVTVHTEESWSGAPVDAAPEELGRALHQSLQSWLASLKSQAEQSA; encoded by the coding sequence ATGTTCACCATCGACGAGAACGCCCCCGTCGTCGCCCGCCTGTCCACCGTGATCGACGCCCCGCTGGAGACCGTGTGGCAGCTGCACACCGACATCGGTGCCTGGGCGACCTGGATCACGGACATCGACCAGGCCGTCCTCAACGGCCCGCTGGCGACCGGCTCCTCCTTCACCTGGAAGACCCACGGGCTCGACATCACCTCCACGGTCCGCGAACTGATCCCCGGTGAGCGCATCGTGTGGGGCGGCCCCGCCAGTGGCATCACCGGAATCCACGTGTGGACCTTCGAGCAGACCGGCGAGCAAGTCACCGTCCACACCGAGGAGTCCTGGAGCGGCGCCCCCGTCGACGCGGCGCCCGAGGAACTCGGCCGGGCCCTGCACCAGTCCCTGCAGAGCTGGCTCGCCTCCCTGAAGTCCCAGGCCGAGCAGAGCGCGTGA